One stretch of Chryseobacterium indologenes DNA includes these proteins:
- a CDS encoding ABC transporter permease: MNIIFKKDTWQEIYYSLRNNKLRTFLTMIGVGWGMFLYVSLLGAAKGMENGFDKLFSGFATNSIFLWAQKTSIPYEGFPKGRDVHLNLSDMDMLKNKLTDIDYISPQNARGSFTGTPGESISRNGKSATYALTGDYSVGNKISEKKLIYGRYINDADVSGNKNVVVIGEEIYKNLFDSKKQENPIGKSINIKGIFFNVIGVFRVKKGGGFESDQSAFIPLSTYTKMYNAGEQVDLFAIVGKPTANLNILEDQAKNILKAKNKVSPDDTNAFGSANVAKEFKKLTGFLTGMQLLTIIVGTLTILAGVIAISNILLITVKERTKEIGIRRALGAKPAEVRNQILLESVVITLSSGLLGFMFGIFVLMILNIATQGQDSFPFYNPTVNYGNVFAAMAVMVILGLIIGMIPAQRAVKIRPIEALRTE; encoded by the coding sequence GTGAATATCATATTTAAAAAAGATACTTGGCAGGAAATTTATTATTCATTGAGGAATAATAAACTCCGCACATTTCTTACCATGATTGGAGTAGGATGGGGCATGTTTTTGTATGTAAGCCTTCTTGGGGCGGCAAAAGGGATGGAGAATGGTTTTGATAAATTATTTTCCGGATTTGCTACCAACTCCATTTTCCTGTGGGCACAAAAGACCTCTATTCCGTATGAGGGATTTCCAAAAGGAAGAGACGTTCATTTGAACTTGTCTGATATGGATATGCTGAAAAATAAACTCACAGATATTGATTATATATCACCACAAAATGCAAGAGGAAGTTTTACAGGAACACCGGGAGAATCTATATCTAGAAACGGAAAAAGTGCTACCTATGCTCTTACCGGAGACTATTCTGTGGGAAATAAAATTTCAGAAAAGAAACTTATTTACGGGCGTTATATTAATGATGCAGACGTTTCCGGAAATAAAAATGTAGTGGTTATCGGGGAAGAGATCTATAAGAACCTTTTCGATTCTAAGAAGCAGGAAAATCCAATTGGAAAATCAATTAACATCAAAGGTATTTTCTTTAATGTTATCGGAGTTTTCAGAGTAAAAAAAGGTGGAGGTTTCGAAAGCGATCAGAGCGCTTTTATCCCGCTATCCACTTATACTAAAATGTATAACGCTGGAGAACAGGTTGATTTATTTGCGATTGTAGGAAAACCTACTGCTAACCTGAATATCCTGGAAGATCAGGCAAAAAACATTCTAAAAGCTAAAAATAAAGTTTCACCTGATGACACCAATGCTTTTGGAAGTGCCAATGTAGCTAAAGAGTTTAAAAAACTGACAGGTTTTCTTACCGGAATGCAGTTATTAACAATCATTGTAGGGACTCTTACCATTCTTGCGGGAGTAATTGCCATTTCAAACATTCTTTTGATTACTGTAAAAGAAAGGACTAAAGAAATAGGTATCAGAAGAGCATTAGGAGCAAAACCGGCAGAAGTAAGAAACCAGATCTTGTTGGAAAGTGTGGTGATTACCCTCTCATCCGGTTTGTTAGGATTTATGTTTGGGATTTTTGTGCTGATGATTTTAAATATAGCCACTCAGGGACAGGATTCCTTCCCTTTCTATAATCCAACAGTAAACTACGGAAATGTTTTTGCTGCCATGGCAGTAATGGTCATATTAGGATTAATTATAGGAATGATTCCTGCACAGAGAGCCGTAAAAATCAGACCAATTGAAGCATTAAGAACAGAATAA